AACTGATTCCATATGTTCATTATCTGCTGAGAAAAAATGTTCTTTGGATTATATTCATAAGTAGACAAACCAATGGTCATTGACTTTACAACATCATCACTAAAGGGGATTTCAGCTACTAAAGGAAGGTTATTATCCTGGCAAAATTTCTTAATTTTATTGGTATTTTCTAAACTTAAATCAGATTTATTCACCACTACCCATGCTGCTATCTGGAAATGTTTGACTAAAGCCCATATTCTTTCCAAATCATGAATTCCACTTAAAGTGGGTTCGGTCACTAAAAGAGCTAGATCACAACCGGTGATACTGGCTATCACTGGACAACCAATGCCGGGCGCACCATCGATAAATATGAATTCAACCCCATTTTCCTTGGCATATTTTTCCGCTTTTTCACGGATTGCTGTAACCATCTTTCCGGAGTTTTCACCACCTGGTAGTAATCTCCCGTGATAGAGATTATTTTTCCACCGGGTTTTCGATGCCGACAGGAAGCCACTGGTATGAGGTTCCATGGTAATGGCTTCAATTAGACAAAGGTAAGCACAAAGGCCACAACCCTCACACTTTATTGGATTAACATATGGATAATCAAACGAAAGAGATATAGCATCAAACTGACAGGGGCCTAAACAAGCTAAACACTGCTGGCACCGATCGGGATGGACCAGAGCTTTTTTGCTGGTAACAAAAGACTGATGAAAAAACTGTTCGGGATCAGCAACTAATGCTAAGTTGGGAGCATCAACATCAGCATCGACAAGAACCGCTCTTTTTTTTGCTAATGATGCCAATGAGGCGGTTACTGATGTTTTACCGGTTCCACCCTTCCCGCTTAGTATTGCAATTTGTTTCATAGTTAAAACCTCTCTAAGCACAATAGTTTATTTTTATTTCGAAAACCCCACGAGCTTGATAAATCAAGTCCCTACCAAAGAATTTTAAAAAGGTGCCATCCGGATTGGTGCTTTCCCGCGTGAGGATCTCATCTTGAAATTTTTTCTTTTATCCCTTAATTCTTTTTTCATTCGCTCCCTCTCCCATTCTCCCCCTCGCCCCCTCAGCCTTTATCGTGCCCGATTAATGTAGTGACATGCCGTGGTGTGTCGAATCTTGGACTTGCACCCTCATCCTGACCTTCTCCCATTTTTTTCTTTTTTCCTCTCCCCTGGTGGGAGAGGATTAAGGTGAGGGGGGAAACTTGGTCAAGATAGAAACGAAGCCTAACTCTGAGTTCCGATCTTTTTAAAAATAGCAAGAAGATCATGTACATAATTATTTTCACCATCTACGAGGGTCATACCTTGGGCATATCTTTCACCTATCGATCTTTCAAATGGTATCCTCCCTAAAATATCTATACCCTGTTCTCGACAATAAACCTCGGTTTTATTTCCGTCTAAACCCTGTTTATTAATTATGACTCCAAATGGAATATGAAGCTCTTCGATAGCGGCAACTGCCATTTTAAGATCCGAGAAGCCAAAAGGTGTAGGCTCAGTAACCAACAAACAATAGTCAGTACCTTCAACAGCTGCTATGAGTGCACACCCGGTTCCAGGTGGACAATCGATAATAATAACTTGATTCGGTTCTTGGGGAAGATTCTTTTTTAAAACATTAATAACCACAGGAGATCTTGGCTCCCCAATATTCAGAATTCCTCGTCGAAAATCAATACCATCCGAGGTTTTCCCCTTATCAATAGTACCTTTTACGGATTCATCTTTTTCAATAGCTGCTTGAGGACAAACAACCCGACATCCTTGACAACTATGGCAAAGCTCCGGGAAAAAAAGTATTTTCTTGTTCACCAAAGCCAACGCACTATAAGCACAAAATTCAACACATTTTCCACAACCATCGCATCGATCATCTATCACCAAAGGAGTAAACGAGGTGACGATTTGGTTCTCAAAAAAGTCGGGTTTTAAAAAAAAATGAGCGTTTGGTGCTTCTACGTCTGCATCAAGAAATATCACCGATTTTGATCGTGAAATAACTTTTGCCAAACTCGTCGCGATGAGGGTTTTCCCAGTTCCTCCTTTTCCACTGGCTACCGCAATTTTCATGATGGTGTTATACCTTCACGAACCATATTTGTCCCACATTGAGGACACTTAACCTGAAAACAGGGGATGCCTGGTTGATGTGGAACTTTGGTTCCGCATTGTGGACATACGCAGCTCCCACCCGGACCGGCACCTGCTCCACCTCCTCGTCCCATTCC
The nucleotide sequence above comes from Candidatus Atribacteria bacterium ADurb.Bin276. Encoded proteins:
- a CDS encoding ferredoxin yields the protein MKIAVASGKGGTGKTLIATSLAKVISRSKSVIFLDADVEAPNAHFFLKPDFFENQIVTSFTPLVIDDRCDGCGKCVEFCAYSALALVNKKILFFPELCHSCQGCRVVCPQAAIEKDESVKGTIDKGKTSDGIDFRRGILNIGEPRSPVVINVLKKNLPQEPNQVIIIDCPPGTGCALIAAVEGTDYCLLVTEPTPFGFSDLKMAVAAIEELHIPFGVIINKQGLDGNKTEVYCREQGIDILGRIPFERSIGERYAQGMTLVDGENNYVHDLLAIFKKIGTQS